The following proteins come from a genomic window of Macrobrachium nipponense isolate FS-2020 chromosome 18, ASM1510439v2, whole genome shotgun sequence:
- the LOC135196617 gene encoding cingulin-like protein 1 yields the protein MAKFFVDFMASDSSACLDEAGNQEDEIDHSGFEEDHVSDNEVVCERSSKEESDHPGSEEEARNLDICRKFEEVIKENENVFLMFEKERLKKDQLIDELLKKVEGLTIAELQMEEHIRDLERLNKEKDRNICSMSNEMKKLKNEMIEKAKVTEVQIKENEERDQMLIILENTVAVLSMEKDTLHRDLQQNDKSREEMQMKMNKLNQDLEGLRKENGRKEKNIEKLKRENENKTLKIRALEDEFQVLTSQTQMALEDLKELDKCKRELADKNEELEKLREQALQRDREILRLEKECTQKQLEVRGLLQESKTIVAEQPTANGKMNDLIRRIVQLEFELEETKEQLETKEFEEMEALLELERRQEEILPQDTAISCMETKVKVLNRRAKTMRKAEDKKASDKTRCLRKPQINCRSLYRRMNSIEEELRQIKGLQRPSAGTKRHSKAPTKTLSIEKPLNRDELHQKMGLISAANLQRLEQEAKMVQELYKINAVT from the coding sequence ATGGCTAAGTTCTTTGTCGATTTCATGGCCTCCGACAGCTCTGCCTGTCTTGATGAGGCTGGAAATCAGGAGGACGAAATTGATCACTCTGGCTTTGAAGAAGACCATGTTTCGGATAACGAAGTAGTATGCGAACGTTCCAGTAAAGAAGAAAGCGACCATCCAGGCAGTGAAGAAGAAGCAAGGAATTTGGATATATGTCGAAAGTTCGAGGAagtaattaaggaaaatgaaaatgttttcttgatgtttgagaaagagagattaaaaaaGGATCAGCTGATCGACGAATTACTGAAAAAGGTAGAGGGTCTAACCATAGCAGAACTGCAGATGGAAGAACACATCAGAGACCTCGAACGTCTGAACAAAGAAAAGGATAGAAACATTTGTTCAATGTCCAACgagatgaagaaactgaaaaacgAAATGATAGAAAAGGCGAAGGTTACAGAAgtccaaataaaagaaaacgaggaGAGAGACCAGATGTTAATTATTCTGGAAAACACAGTCGCAGTTCTCTCGATGGAGAAGGACACTTTGCATCGGGATCTACAGCAAAACGATAAAAGCAGAgaagaaatgcaaatgaaaatgaacaagctGAATCAGGACCTGGAAGGACTTCGAaaagagaatggaaggaaagagaaaaacatagaaaagctgaagagggagaacgagaaCAAGACCTTGAAGATCAGAGCTCTAGAGGACGAGTTCCAAGTCCTCACCAGTCAGACACAGATGGCCCTGGAAGATTTGAAAGAGCTCGACAAATGTAAAAGAGAATTAGCTGACAAAAACGAGGAACTCGAAAAGCTGAGAGAACAGGCCTTGCAGAGGGACAGAGAGATCCTCCGACTGGAAAAGGAGTGCACCCAAAAACAATTGGAAGTCAGAGGTCTGCTGCAAGAATCTAAAACTATTGTAGCAGAACAACCGACGGcaaatggaaagatgaatgacCTGATTAGAAGGATAGTTCAACTTGAATTCGAACTAGAGGAGACGAAAGAGCAATTAGAGACTAAAGAATTTGAAGAGATGGAAGCATTATTGGAACTCGAAAGACGCCAAGAAGAGATCTTGCCGCAGGATACGGCGATTAGCTGCATGGAAACGAAAGTCAAAGTTCTTAACAGAAGAGCGAAGACCATGAGGAAAGCTGAAGACAAAAAGGCTTCAGATAAAACTCGATGTCTGAGGAAGCCGCAGATCAACTGCAGATCCCTCTACCGACGAATGAACAGCATCGAGGAAGAACTTCGCCAAATCAAAGGATTACAACGACCCTCAGCTGGCACCAAGAGGCACTCAAAGGCCCCGACTAAAACTCTATCAATTGAGAAGCCTCTAAACAGAGATGAATTGCACCAGAAGATGGGGCTGATATCTGCAGCCAACCTCCAACGACTGGAGCAAGAAGCTAAGATGGTCCAAGAGCTCTACAAGATAAACGCCGTCACGTAA